CACATAACCCATGGCAACGTTCTTTTTCAGGCAGGGAGAGGGGCAGCCACTTGTCACCTCacctaaaaaaaacatcaacaaatgtGACTGTAACTTCAAAGTGTTCTTCTCTGggtttcagatttattttatgaGCAAAAAGCTTCAAATCTACTACATGTTCAGGGTCCTACGCATTACATCGATGCACTCCTGTactcatttattcattaaataaagtgtagggttaaaaaaagtcagacttttaTGACCCCTAGTGGTAGTACTGTGAAAAACACAGGTAGGCAAGGTTTGTATAATTGCTGGTTTTCATAGTTAATCTTTTGTGTGTCATTGGAAGAGCTTTTTAACCTTgtgtttgaatttctttaacATGGGTaactgattattttattttagaattcaCTCCAGCAGCGATCATTTTTGAGGAACAGTATTGCACCCTTCTTATTTTAAGTATAGAGGTTAGGGCTGTTGCTATTAATTCATTATTCCCAGTCAATTAAATTACATCATTGTGCATCCATTTTTCCTAATTGCCATTAATCTCAGTATCTCCCTGCAGCCGCAGTGACGTTAAATAACTCCATCACTGCTTCTTTAGGtcatttaacttaaaaaaaacctcacagacagctcattgaacaagtcaaaagtcatctgtatGTTGTGTATACTATATAACatttccttatttccttttcagtccataacaagttcctttttcatgGTTTAATTCATGTCAAAACCTTGCATCATCTATGGGAAGttcctcattttatttcaaaataaatgcaggtCTGCATCAAATCAAGTAGTCAATTACCCTTGGTTTAAGTCAGTaataaaatctaaatgaaaCTATAGCaggtttaaatgcaaaatgatgGAATGTCAAGATGGCAAAAAGGTgagattaattatgattaaccaaagaaattctgagataaattGATGTgggatattctaattttttggtaGCCCTAATTGAGGTCCCACAGTCTTACCTATAACCTTTCCCTCAGGGCTGAGGATTGGTGTGTGTTGTCTGACAGGGGGGCCGGTGGACACCAGACCGACTCTCTTCCTTGCTGTTTTGGCTTTGATTTGAGGTACGATGATGTCAGCACCAGGGAAATCTTTGTTTTGACGTCGACGCTTTCCTAAGTCAGAGACAAATCAAGTCAAGACATCAGTTCAGAGTGACAagcaaaaaaaacacttttttttccaactgaAGTTACAAATGTCTTCATCCAGCATTTATACAGCCAAATTATAGATTGGAGAAGTTGTGTTAGTTTCCTCAACATGATAAGTCAAACAGTAACTTCCTGAGCTCCTTAATAAGCATTTATTTGCAACCAAAAATTGATGTTTCGAGACAACATGCTCCTTCTCAGACTTGTAAGGAAGTCTAAGAAAGTTAGACTTGTGGCTTGAAACATCACTTGTTGCAAATAAATACTTGATATGGGGGTTCCTGGTGTGCAGGCAATGTTGCAGCATCCCTTTTACTAataagcatttcttttttttgttctccATTTTTTATAATCACACCATTAACTGTGAATCCATGATGTCTGTGTTAAGAACCATTAACACATATGGTTTACAACAGTTTTGTCACTGGCAACAGCTAATAGAGCAGCTTTAACAAAATCCtgtgggacaaagttccagaaggacaaccatcactgctgCAGCCCTCTGCGGATCTGGGCTTGTGGCAAATTGGCCGATCAGAAGCTTCTCCTCCATGCAAAAGACATGAAAGCCCACTAGGAGTGTGCAAAAACCTTTGCGTGAAGGCCAAagaggctttcatgtgtttcgcactgaggagaggcttctgtccagccaatctgccataagcccagatcagtgtagggctgcagtgatggatgTCCTTCTGCAACTTTTTCCCTTCTCCAcataggatctctggagctgAGTCAcagtgaccatcgggttcttggtcacctctctgacAAAGACCCCCTTCCTGATTGCTCACCGGAGATGGAGTCCAATAAACAGAAGCAGCTCAGCAAAGttaaagagaaatgggaggaagctgagctaaattttaagtgttttgcaAGAGGTCTGattacttatgtcaatgtgatatttcaattttttatttttaactaattttcaaaaaatctaAATCCTGTTATCACTTTGTTAATTAATgaaaatagattattttttttaactgtagcatcaggctgcaatacgacaaaattgaaaaaagtgaagggggtctgaaccctttctgaatgcactgtacataCGTTTTACACATCGTTGTAATAACATTATCAATTGTGTCCACTTTTACAAAAATGGCCATGCATAACAAAGGCAAGGAAAAAAGCAGTACACCAGTAGTAGCTGGTGATGTTTCCATTTGCTCAAAAGTCTATGATTGCCTCCCATATGGTATTGAAATAAATAGCCTGGTACACAGCAGAGTCAAAACAACTGCtagttgattttataaaatgttcTAAGTGAGCTACAGCTGAGCTGTTAACCAATTTGTATTCATTCAGACACAGCCAGGCTAGttatttttgcccttatttaTGTATTGAAGGGTGAAATATGTACCCTTCCTCGTGCTCTTCAAAGCTAATGATCTGTTAgctgaaaataaagacagaatgaTGTGATTATAATGTTCTCATGATGCTCTCTGTgcttgaaaaaaagaaataatttctttattttgaactCCTTTTTCTCAATAAACACACAATctggtttaaaatgttttgtaatgaaCACTCTAATCTTACCTATGGTCCAGACAAGAGTGGCCTCCACAGGTGTTGTGGTCTCATCAATGTCGTTTCCATAGAGACAAAGCCCCGCCTCCAACCGCAGACTGTCCCTGGCACCCAGACCAGCCAGCTTCACCTCACTGTTAGCCAGCAGCTTCTCCGTCAGCTCAACCACTCTTCGATGAGGGACAGAGATctgaaacacagagacacaggTAGACTGTAGAGCTGGGTCTCCATGTGGAAGGTttatagaaaaaatatgaacTAGAAACAGCATAATTCACTACATcagtgttaaaataatgtttttaaataaagattttttatttacaaacacTTCTACATTACATATTCGCTCTTTACTCactatttataaagaaaaacaaattattCTGCTTCAGCATGTAACAAGATTCAACTAATAAGCATCTTATTTTGGAAAAGGTCTACATTTCCATGCAATTAAAATACAGAGTGAGTCAAATGAGCATGTTTATGAGAAAGAAAAGCCAAAGACATAAAAGCAAACTCCCACATTCCCTCTGCTAGAGAAAAACCCACCCACACCAATCCTGCCATCTCCTGAGCTCCAGCAGAGTGGGCCGATAAGAGCACGAAAAAGAGAAATCCTTGTAGTAAACAACTAACAGAGACAATAGAGAGGTCCTTAAAAACCAAATATTGTAAGAGTGATTAGCAGTGTTAACCAGTTAAATCACAATGAGCAACAACAAAAGAGACAAATACTAAGGTGccattttacaaaaacaacaaaagctcGGCCAAAAGTGAAAGCAGCTGTCTTCAAAATCACCCTGCATATTTAAGATTAAGTAAATTAGTCCATAACAAACACTAATGGTATTtgcaggttttttgtttttcaaaagaaTTAAAATCTTTAACGAACAATTATAAGTTGTTTTATACTTAGTGTACACTGCAAGCACAATTAAATGctgacctttttgaactttCATACTGAATCctacacttattttttttttgtccccagTTCATGATTTTTACACATGGTTACGTGTTGCACATGCACAAGTGGCATGTGAAAACAAGCAGTTTAAGTTTCAAACACGTAGCACTATTCTTTCCCACCAGCTCCACCATTTTTCTTCTGTTAATGCTTCCACTATCAGCTCTGCAGCATCAGCTTCACCCCTCCATGCTGCCTCTATGACATTAAAAGAGATGTAAAAATCTTAACTCCTTAACACTAAATTCAGTTTTATAAAAAAGTTAAGGAGCAAAGCACGCCTCGTAACCATGTGGCAGGTATTTAACCACACCTTATCTGTTTTCCTCCCCTTTGATCCTGCTCTCACATCCCTCCTTCTTGAGACCCCTCCTTTATTCTTTCCTGTCTCTTGTCTATCCCTTCTTTCCTCTTCCCTTACCTCCATTCCTTCATACCTTCTCTCTGCCCCTGCCCCACCCCTCATTCATATTTTATGCCAAATCAAAttacatttcagaataaagatTCTGAATCCAATCCACCTCCAAGTGGTCATTGTTGATTAATTCAGTCattaaacatttgataaaaGCCATGTTTGGCTCTATTGATGACGATTTTATCACCCTGATCCAAAAATCtccaaactgaaaaataaaaaaataaagtctggATTGTTgagcatatttttaaagttggttAATTCCgaataaatgcattaaacaCGAGTATATTAAATTCCTCCATAAATAAGTAGtagagaagaaagaggagaagaaagctgAAAGAGTAGTTGAGAGAAAAACTCTGACCTCCACACCATCCTCTCCAGTGTATCCACAGCGGGTGACCCTGCAGCCAGGAACACCAAACACAGTAGCCAAGGCGGATGTCATGAAGGTCAGCTTACTGAGGTCCTCCTTAAGCCCCTGCTGAAGCACCTGAGACATAGATGGACCTGGCAACACAAAAATCACAAATCATCTAAATTTCAAATACATTGAGTCTGACAGACAACATGTTAAATAGTCAATAACAGAGGACTCAGTAAAGATGGAGttcaatattttaaagatttgacAGAGTTCAGAGTGCAATAGAAGCTTGAAATCATATGAGAAATACTGGTAAGGGTATTAATAgagaaaaaatatacattttaccTTGTAGAGCAATCAGTGCTTCATCAAGGAACTCCAGGTCCACATCAAAACCAGCAGCTTTGTACTCAGCCAGCCTGGCCTATggttaaaacacacacaaacacaaattagATAGTTTCTATCAGTGTACCATATCCTGAACATGTATTTAACATATGCATGTACCTTCATATGAGCAGAGTCCTTATCAGCACAGCCAGCATTGGAGACAACGTAGAGGTAGCCCTGGTCTGTCTTTGTTACGATGAGATCATCCATAATCCCTCCTTTCTCATTGGTGAAGAGGGACAAGGAACCCTAGGAGGTGAGGAAGAATAGACAGGGGTTGATGGTGTATACATTCAACAGATTAAGCTGGTAAAGTTATACCAACTCCACATAAAAAATTTCTCTGTGATTCTAGTATCACCAGTAACCAAGTGTTTGGGTGAAAGCTTTATACTAGTTATTGAATAATGTGATCATATTGAATCACATaatattgcaactttaaaaagtaAGGTTTACAGGTTCACTTTGAGGCAGCTCTTCTTACCTGGTTGTCTTTTAGTTCTGCAATATCTGCAACTACCAGAGACTCCATAAACTTCACCCTGTCTCTGCCATGTACTTTGGTctgacagaaaaagacaaagaggaTTATGTGAGTATGAATGTTATGAAGTTGGCACACTAAATATTCAGTGAGCAAGGCGACACATGTGTAgtacatatatatgtgtgtgtcagTTTACACTGGTGTCTCACCTGCAGCATGTGGCTGACGTCGAAGATGGAGCAGTGCTCTCTGGTGTGCATGTGTGACACGATGTGACTGTCTTTGTACTGCACTGGCATACTCCAGCCTGCAAACTCCACCATCTTTCCTCCATGCTCCTTGTGGAAATCAAATAGCGGAGTCTTCTTCAGTGTGACCTGGAGGAAATCAAACAACAGAATGAGTGAACCAcctatgaaataaagaattggGATGCTCATTCATTTTCTAACTTGAGGAGGAAACTGTGCATCTTTAGATAAAATACTCAATATGATTAAAGGGGTAGCAAAGTAACACCAACAGTAATGTGTAAAAACTGCTCTTACTATTAATCAGTGATAAAAATCTAAACTAAAACATCATTGGATCATGCCTTCACAGCAGTCAGGGTGAAAGCCATGGGGATGGGGATGATCTTAAAGATTTCAACCACCTGGTTGTCTTTGATTTTGATccattttcaatgtttttgatTATAAATATGCATTTCTTTGATATAGTTGCCTAAAAATAATATGTATGGTTCCACCACATCTTTTGCAAATACCCTTTATGATTAATACTTAAAATGAATTATGCgagttttattatttcatttcattttataattACAAGTAAATGGTGCATACTGACtataaattgcaaaaaagtgtaAGAATTAAgtaaaaaatgttagaatacAGTTGGCTGGAAAAGCTGTAGCACAGGTGATTTAgatttgctttaaaaagaataaaactagACAGGGGCAGTTTTGACAAACAAGCCAAAAAGGAGACAAGTGTGTGCTGCCAACAGGGATGCATGACATTATCTGAAAGATATCCGTAGGAGCAGATAttagtttaaaagtgaaaattttaGCCCACATTTACAACCAGTATTTTGGCGATGAAACCCCActtatattagctgtaaatattgggctggaccaacagacctcagcggaagtctttttctttgttcatcatcattccttacaccttaaagtgtgttttaaggactgaaattttctgttttgttcatccttaaacttgtGTTCCAGAAGGTTAAGGTTGCCAGAAGGCTAAACTATGCACTAGGGACAGAGGTTGtgggtctgaactacatttaaatgttggtattgatattggctgaaatcatttttaaatatatgcataaattTGAACATCATGGATCTTTAGCTGCTATCAGAAAAATTACATGGTGTGGTTGTGATCATCTGTAATCAAATGCTTCTCTGATCATCACTACAGTCAACATGATGCAacattgttatttttcaaaCTCTAAACAAGGAAAATTATAGTGtaaatatcataaaaatataGGAACAAAACAGTGTCAAACTTGAATGAATAAGATGAGAGGAAACTGGACAAAAATATGTCAGATAAATTGGCGACAATTAAAGCTATCTTTATCTAAAATCAGTGAAACCAGACTGAGTCAAATTTGAGGAAAAGGACAACAAACGTATAATCCAAATGAAGGAAACAGGAGGATAAAGGGGGcaactaaattacatttataaAAACTATTTCATTGAGGttattgcacaaaaatgtttgcaCTTTAAGTAGTTACAGGCTGCAAACAAATTAAGTTTGTCAAAATATTAAGCACTGAGTTACTTTAAAGTGATGCAGTCTTCATTATTTTGGCATTTGATTGTATCAGTGTCAGTTAATAGAGTTTTATTAATATTCATTTTTGGCAGGTTAAATcagttcaaagaaaacaaatgtcttgactaaaaggttaaaattggTTTTGAAtgctgacaaaaaaatcaaactcgtttttaaacacacagaaaaagcCAATTAACCAGCCTACCATTATCACTTCTCagggtcatgtgactgaatctGTGTCTTATAAATGCCATGATTGATGATTCTCTGAATTACGCCTCATCTGAGCTTTTACTTCAGAAAGAAGTcgtgtttttcttttgctgcaaaGGAAAGACATGTTGCTGCCACTTATATGCTTCTGATTCATTTGTTtctaacctggggtccaggagagcgccaaagatcttaggggggtacaaggctttgtctgctctgaggcagCAAAAATTACagtagatttgcaaatattgactgaAACCATGATAAAGCTGTTACTAAGTCGTTTatacaaagatttttttaaaagaaaagcatgcataggcctttgtgggggttttatcagtgaaacaattaaaatctaaatcTGGTTTTTGATGggagtgtgtcactttttcttctctcttgggtcctggggggggctctgcttttctaaGGGTACATGTAGGAGGGACTCcaagaaaaaatggttgggaaacactgctctgaTTGTTAGGGATGGGCATGGTACTGGTATTAACGCATGTGATACCTACTGGACCAAATTACCACACAGATGTCCATACTTCATTACCCTGCCACACCAaataaaaggcaagaaaaatgaTATGGAAGTTACACAGGTTTCTTTTCTCATCCTATGTTCGACTGGCATCTTAAAATGCTATTTCTGCAAATTATTTAGGATACCCAGATTCCTTTTATTCTCCTGCtaaatatcaacattatttttttctctaaaaagtAACGAATCAGGCACTGTTTAAGCACCAGGACTGtataaaaaatttgaatttagcactgctatcagaaaaaaaactaatgcTACACATAcatgtttcatatatccatgcATCTTCCCAATGCCTCAACTCTTAAAACACTATTTACCAGGAGGCACTGAGGTTTTTATAACAAATCTAAGGCCCTTCACTCATACTCTCTATGGTCGAGCTCTCTGGCCTTCATTGGCCAATCATAGAGGAGCATAAAAGTGTGCAGGAGTTCTGCAGTTTttgagaaattaaaaacaagacattttgcaaATTCCCAATCTCTCATCATGAATGTATTAATAACACTACCACAAAATTTATTACAATTATGTTTGTAAACTCCAACACTATCCCCTTTTCTCCCCCTGTATTCagctctctctgtccctctgactTCTTACCTTTGAACCAGCTGGTGAAGGGGGCTTATCAGTGCATCATGAGATAGTGTTTGTCGGCACTTTACATAAGACTCAATTTCTTTTGACAAAAGTGTCTGGGTCCAAAGTCAGCTATTACTCTGAATGAATAGATGAGGGGCAGTTATTCTGGTGTAACATGCACACAGACGCTTAGACAGGCACACATGCCTTAACTACAACAGATTAGGGCGCTCCACATGGTTACTGGGACTTTGCTCTCTTCAGCTCTTTTGCTCTTTGCAACACTCGAAGATCAATCCTTGATGCACTTTTATGTTTGACAAATCCACAAATTTACATATTTAGAGAGATGTGTCTAGTGTTCGGTGTATAATTTCAGTTACTTTTATGCATGGAAATAGTGATAAAATGAGATGACAGAATTGCTGAATGAATGGACTGGTTGTGCCTCATATATTAAATAAGCAGggactgacagagagctgacagCATACAGTAGAGTCAGTCACAAGATGGTTTAATGAAATCATCCTGAGCAGCTCAGTGATGTGAAGCTGAGAGGAGAACAGTCTGTTGGGACAGATGTTAAATTACCTCTGCATGAAATGACAGCAGCTGTGTCAAACTCAGCCGACTGTAACATAAAATAACACTGACAGAGCCCCTGACTCATTTTTATAGAGCACTCCTAGGTTGTGAATCAAAGGTAATGGGGGAAAGTAGTTCAAGCATCCATTTCTAACATTAAAAACTACTGACTCaaattttaaagccattttctAAACAGAATTTAGTCTAAGAATGCAGGCTAAAGCTACAGCACTTTGGACCACTAACAATGATGAAAGTTTTACGGAGCAGCGACACTTCATGCTCCACTCACCTCCGCACTCGAAgcctgtctctgctgctgcctcTTCCCCGCACATGCAGCTCCGGACACCCGCAGCAAACCATCCCTGGAAGCCCGCAGCCCGAGCCCCGAACCCCCGACCCCGACCAGCAACCGAGCCCACAGCATGCCGCCTCAATCCCCGTAACACTCTCACATAGACTCCGGACAGGCGACACTTCCGCCGTGTTACTAAACTCTATGGACTCCACTATGCTGGTTTACTGCTTTCGGGGCAAAAAAACACACGAAGCGGCAGCAATTGGGGAGCAAAgaattgtgggaaatgtagtgTATTATGCAATCTGCCCAGCGGTAGTTGACCTATTTAAATATGTAAAGGTATGAATAGCCTTAGTAGAGCCCTATATAAAGCTATTACTCATGGTAccatgaaaaaagaagaaaaaaaaatacaaagtgaTACAACTactctttaaaatttcaaactgAGATTTTCATCCAGCGGCTCTCTTAACACTATTTTCATTCTAACACAAAGGTATGATGTATATTACACATTACATTCTGATTAGAATGTATTTAATTGTTTACATGTAATATAGGCACTGATGGTACAGTTTTTTCATTCATACAGCAGGGTAAAATTTTAATTATATTTGAATGGAATCAGTTCAAATATAAGGTCactcaaaataatcaataaaattatAACCATTCCATACTTCCATTCTATTAGGCTACTATTATGAAACTATGGAACAATGGTTCAAGAGCCATAGGGCCTGGGGATCATTTTTATTTGGCCTGCGTCAAAGTCAAACATGGCCCACACATAGGGCCCACAGCAGAACATGAAGCCTGCTGACTGTACTTCTTTGTTTGAACACTaggtgctgctgctgtgcttattctgtaaacaaatattttgacaagTATAATTCAGTTATACTTTTATCCTGACTAAACCGGCATGACAAAGCTAATAGTTAAAAAATTGACAACAAAAGTACCAACAATGTCTTGTATCGTAACACCCTAAAGATAAAAGTATTAAAGCAGTAGAGCAGCATGAGTTGAGCTCATTTTCAGCGCTATCTGCCCCATTTCAAGGTTTGTATCTTCACCTACAATGGATAAGTTTTACcaactttaaaactttaaatcgCTAAAGGTGGCACACCGTATATCAAAGTGGCCTCAGAGGGGAATTAGAGGGCACGATCACCCCCCTAAGTGCcctaatgtttaaaaaaatcaccgCTCAAGTTCCCTCTTGCATGTTACTGTGGTGATTACCAGGACAAAGTACCCACTTTGGTGGCCTctcagtgggaaaaaaaaattgctgaaGTGCCTGATTTGTACTccataaagtgacaaaatttgaaaaattcttCTCAAATGACTTCTGATTAAGCACAATTTGGTGAAGTGCCCTCTAAAGAAGTGCTtcctaaaaagacaaaagctgaCAAATGACCCTCTTAAGCAACCtcacaatacaaaaaaaatgtcaaagcacCATCTTTAGTAATCTTTATGTAGACAAaagttgacaaagtgccctctttcaCTTCCTTTTAGTAGACAAAGCCTGACAAAGTGAACTCTTAAGCGCCCtcttaatataaataaaaatttgtatTCTCTTTTAAGTGTCCTCAAAAGTTGACGACATTTGACAAAGTGTCCTATTTAGCACCCTTTGAATAAACAAAAGGTGACAAAGGGCCTTCTGAGtagacaaaatgtgacaaagtgccaTCTTTCATGTCCTCTAAATAGACAAGAGTtccctctttagtgccctctaaatatacaaaatttgacaaagtgccctctaaataaacaaatgttgaCAAAGTGAGCTCTCATGTGCCCTGTTATTGAACAACATATGACAAAGTGTGTCTAGGTTGCCTTTTAAGTGGACTATACATGATAAATGCCCTCCAAAAAGTCTTCCTGGGGCAGAGCGTCCTCTCAGTGGACAAAACCACATGTCGAACTGtggaaagaaaatacaaaaagtgctttgagttcCTTGGTATAAAGTTCGTTTCCTCTGTCATCCTCcctggtgtgtttttgttaaatctGTGGTTAAAACAGAAGCGCAGTAGCTTTAGTcatatga
This window of the Cheilinus undulatus linkage group 11, ASM1832078v1, whole genome shotgun sequence genome carries:
- the amt gene encoding aminomethyltransferase, mitochondrial — encoded protein: MLWARLLVGVGGSGLGLRASRDGLLRVSGAACAGKRQQQRQASSAEVTLKKTPLFDFHKEHGGKMVEFAGWSMPVQYKDSHIVSHMHTREHCSIFDVSHMLQTKVHGRDRVKFMESLVVADIAELKDNQGSLSLFTNEKGGIMDDLIVTKTDQGYLYVVSNAGCADKDSAHMKARLAEYKAAGFDVDLEFLDEALIALQGPSMSQVLQQGLKEDLSKLTFMTSALATVFGVPGCRVTRCGYTGEDGVEISVPHRRVVELTEKLLANSEVKLAGLGARDSLRLEAGLCLYGNDIDETTTPVEATLVWTIGKRRRQNKDFPGADIIVPQIKAKTARKRVGLVSTGPPVRQHTPILSPEGKVIGEVTSGCPSPCLKKNVAMGYVDAAFAKNGTAIQVEVRKKAVPATVSKMPFVPTNYYSG